Below is a window of Chitinispirillales bacterium ANBcel5 DNA.
TATGGATGATGAACATATGACTATGCATGAAACCATGATGGAAATGGGTTCTGAAATGATGGAATGCCATGATAGTGAAACTACTGATTTGGACGACTCCGCGCCGTCTTCTCCACAAGAAACAGAAGATGATCACGCAGCTCATCATTGAGGTAATAAACGGGCGTGAATTTCACGCCCACTATTATCGTTCTATTTCGGTCGTGTATTTAACCACTGTAGCCCAAAACAGGACCTGAACAGGTAAACACCCCCTTTTTTTCATATAATAACCTGTACATAGTAATTGACCTCTAACGCTGTACGCTTCATTGAAACGAATTATTGATCCGCATCCAATGATTTCCATATTCGCTGTATTAACCAAATATAATACCCTTATTGACTTACAATTTGGTTGGTTAATCTTATTTTCGACAAGTATTATATTTCACCAAAAGCTACTCTGTCCAACTCACAACAGAGCATCGAGCTATACTACCTGCTCTAAATGTATTTCTATGACTTACTTTTCTACCTGAGCAGTTAGTAACCTGAAAACACCAAAATAATAGCATTTTTCTTCGTGTATACGGAAATTAGCTTCGTTAAGCAACCGAGTGGTAGAACGGTTCAGATGATCACCAATAAGCGGAACAGACACATAGTTTAACCAATCAAACAAAATTGCTAAAGGGGTATGATCTGGTCTGACATGCTCTAACATATACAGTGTCCCTCCCGGTTTTAATACCCGCCCTATCTCTACTAAACCTTTAACGGGATTGTCTACCGTGCAAAAAACAAGAGAAGAGAGTACTGCAGGGAACCCGGAATCTTTAAAGGGCAGGTTTTCTATATCAAATGAACTGAAGGTTATAGTTATGCCTCTTGAAAGAGCTCTTCTTTGGGCATAACGCAGCATGGCCACACTTAAATCACCGGCAGTTAGTTGCACAGATGATTTGTAGTAATTGATGCTCCTGCCACTACCGATCCCTACTTCAAGGATTCTTTTCTCTTTTATTTTGCTGTGCAAAGTCTTCCTTACACTCGATAACAACAGTTCAAGTATTTTCTCCCCGTGCTCGTAAACAGGTGCAAAATTATCATATTTATCCCTGATTGTATTCACAATTATATCCCTTCTTAGATTCTTTCACCTAAACAGCTCTATGCAAATTGAGTTCCATGCATACGTTTCACAAGCGCTCTGTTTCTCTGCACAACTCAGTACCTTTTATACTGTACCCCGGATATATATGCCAAAGCCAGGCAGCTCTGTCTCAATGATTACCAGCATCAAGCACCTCAGAAACCTCTCAAAGAGGTGGT
It encodes the following:
- a CDS encoding class I SAM-dependent methyltransferase, which gives rise to MNTIRDKYDNFAPVYEHGEKILELLLSSVRKTLHSKIKEKRILEVGIGSGRSINYYKSSVQLTAGDLSVAMLRYAQRRALSRGITITFSSFDIENLPFKDSGFPAVLSSLVFCTVDNPVKGLVEIGRVLKPGGTLYMLEHVRPDHTPLAILFDWLNYVSVPLIGDHLNRSTTRLLNEANFRIHEEKCYYFGVFRLLTAQVEK